The proteins below are encoded in one region of Macrococcus armenti:
- a CDS encoding Na+/H+ antiporter subunit A, whose protein sequence is MSILLVVLLPLIASLLPGILSKYVKGIHTGYFVLIVPVIASFYFISLIQSVLSAPIIKHYSWMPSIGLNFDIRLDGLALLFTLLISIIGSLVVFYSIHYLHKDEALGRFYTYLLLFMGAMFGVVTSNNVLSLYLFWELTSISSFLLISFWYHKQKSTDGALKSMLITVFGGLMMLGGLSILIGITGTPVISEIMAQATKVHAHPLFMLAVVLILLAAFTKSAQFPFHIWLPDAMEAPTPVSAYLHSATMVKAGIYLIARFTPLFAVSNVWTYAIVIVGLFTMCFASIKAVNQIDLKGILAFSTVSQLGLIMSLLGIGSLSFKAGHETLYYIAVTAAVFHILSHASFKGALFMLVGIIDHETGTRNIHKLNGLMFIMPITFTLTTLGVLSMAGVPPFNGFISKEMFLESVLLSTEHPMINTIVSGFILTLMFVGSLFTFIYSLKIIKDVFIPNNIKNNSEKKPHEAPVLFLLSPIILICVMLFISVFPDMFRPLLQSATSAIVSNNITLNHIHHFHGVNIPLIVTIAIIVIGSALLYFISKWQNVYQLWPEQLKLNNLYNFALDQSQKLSFEINRRLVYHSIRFSIASIFSTLLIITVYVFLKTDLSIYFESIANIRLYELILILIIVIATIMILKAQSRLFSIIMLSAIGYSIALLFVFFKAPDLALTQLSIETISTALFLMCFYHMPKKYRHAEEKKFKFTNVLIALSTGVIVSLIALVSYSNKHFTSISEYYIKNVYDLAAGKNMVNVILVDFRGFDTLFESSVLAIAGIGIYTLIRLRKTRGEQNEETTR, encoded by the coding sequence ATGTCTATATTACTTGTCGTATTACTTCCACTCATCGCCAGTTTATTACCTGGCATATTGTCGAAGTACGTTAAAGGCATACATACAGGATACTTTGTATTAATTGTTCCTGTTATTGCGTCGTTTTACTTTATATCGTTAATTCAATCGGTATTAAGCGCACCTATTATTAAACATTATTCATGGATGCCAAGCATCGGTTTAAACTTTGATATTCGTTTAGACGGATTAGCATTATTATTCACATTACTGATTTCTATCATCGGTTCACTCGTTGTATTTTATTCAATTCATTACTTACATAAAGATGAAGCGCTTGGACGTTTTTACACTTATTTGCTTTTGTTTATGGGGGCAATGTTTGGTGTTGTGACAAGCAACAACGTGTTATCACTCTATTTATTCTGGGAGCTTACAAGTATATCAAGTTTCCTCTTAATTTCATTCTGGTATCATAAACAAAAATCAACAGATGGCGCATTAAAATCAATGTTGATCACAGTTTTTGGTGGTTTAATGATGCTCGGTGGTCTCAGTATATTAATTGGAATTACAGGAACACCTGTAATCTCTGAAATAATGGCACAGGCAACGAAAGTTCATGCGCATCCATTATTTATGTTAGCTGTTGTGCTTATATTACTTGCTGCATTTACAAAGTCAGCGCAGTTTCCTTTCCATATATGGTTACCGGATGCTATGGAGGCACCGACACCCGTTAGTGCATATCTACACTCTGCAACGATGGTTAAAGCCGGTATATATTTAATTGCCCGTTTTACACCGCTTTTTGCAGTGAGTAATGTATGGACATATGCCATTGTCATCGTCGGGTTGTTTACAATGTGTTTCGCTTCTATTAAAGCAGTCAATCAAATCGACTTAAAAGGTATTTTAGCTTTTAGTACTGTAAGTCAACTCGGTCTTATCATGAGTTTACTTGGTATTGGGTCACTGAGCTTTAAAGCTGGGCACGAAACATTGTATTATATTGCAGTTACAGCAGCTGTATTTCATATATTAAGCCATGCCTCATTTAAAGGCGCACTCTTCATGCTGGTCGGTATTATCGACCATGAAACAGGTACGCGTAACATTCATAAACTAAACGGTTTAATGTTTATTATGCCAATTACGTTTACGTTAACAACGTTAGGTGTACTCAGCATGGCAGGTGTACCGCCATTTAATGGTTTCATCAGTAAGGAGATGTTTTTAGAATCTGTTTTATTATCAACAGAACATCCGATGATCAATACGATTGTAAGTGGTTTTATTCTGACGTTAATGTTTGTTGGTAGTTTATTTACATTCATTTATTCATTAAAGATTATTAAAGACGTCTTTATTCCGAATAATATTAAAAACAATAGTGAAAAGAAACCGCATGAGGCACCGGTACTATTCTTATTATCACCGATAATACTCATTTGTGTAATGCTGTTCATTTCAGTATTTCCTGATATGTTCAGACCGTTATTACAGTCTGCAACAAGTGCGATTGTAAGCAATAATATTACATTAAACCATATACACCATTTCCACGGTGTGAATATACCGCTTATTGTAACAATTGCGATTATCGTAATTGGTAGTGCATTACTGTATTTCATTTCAAAATGGCAGAATGTATATCAGTTATGGCCAGAACAATTAAAGCTGAACAATTTATACAATTTCGCATTAGATCAGTCTCAAAAATTAAGCTTTGAAATTAATAGGAGGCTTGTATATCACTCTATACGTTTCAGTATTGCAAGCATCTTCTCTACATTGCTTATTATTACAGTTTACGTTTTCTTAAAAACAGACTTATCGATATATTTCGAATCAATTGCGAACATTCGATTATATGAACTGATTCTTATATTAATAATCGTTATTGCAACGATTATGATTTTAAAGGCGCAATCTCGTCTATTCAGCATTATTATGTTAAGTGCTATCGGTTATTCTATCGCTTTATTGTTTGTATTCTTTAAAGCACCGGACCTTGCACTGACACAACTTTCAATAGAAACCATCTCTACTGCACTATTTTTAATGTGCTTCTATCATATGCCAAAGAAATATCGCCATGCAGAAGAGAAGAAATTTAAATTTACGAATGTGCTTATCGCATTATCCACTGGTGTTATCGTGTCATTGATTGCACTTGTTTCTTACAGCAACAAACACTTTACATCAATTTCAGAATACTATATTAAAAATGTATACGATCTTGCTGCCGGTAAAAATATGGTAAACGTTATACTCGTTGACTTCCGTGGCTTTGATACTTTATTTGAATCAAGCGTACTGGCGATTGCAGGAATAGGTATTTATACATTAATCAGACTTAGAAAAACGAGAGGTGAACAAAATGAAGAAACAACACGATAA
- a CDS encoding kinase-associated lipoprotein B has product MYFRLMHKTGIYIVEHLESRQNGELVQVINVITHPTQGDLHNRNEVENVFFHERRALSYKEKRIVDKNLLKPYEDDVLSYEDSLRNAINKMEEKLKSNDNAFNKQSLLMLQNLKAEYAKQYKTDF; this is encoded by the coding sequence ATGTATTTTAGACTTATGCATAAAACAGGAATTTATATTGTTGAGCACCTCGAGTCAAGACAAAACGGTGAACTCGTTCAAGTGATCAATGTTATCACACACCCAACTCAAGGTGATCTGCACAACCGTAATGAAGTCGAAAATGTCTTTTTTCATGAGCGTCGTGCATTAAGCTACAAGGAAAAACGTATCGTTGATAAAAACTTGCTAAAACCGTATGAAGATGACGTACTTTCATATGAAGATTCTCTACGCAACGCAATAAATAAAATGGAAGAAAAATTAAAAAGTAATGACAATGCATTTAACAAACAGTCTTTATTGATGCTTCAAAATTTAAAAGCTGAATACGCGAAGCAATATAAAACTGATTTTTAA
- a CDS encoding peptidylprolyl isomerase, whose protein sequence is MTNFPQLSTEVSKNEKRVTMHTNKGEMQFKLFPEIAPKTVENFIELSKRGYYEGITFHRVINDFMIQGGDPTGTGMGGESIYGSAFEDEFSMEAFNLYGALSMANAGPNTNGSQFFIVQMKQVPAQMLSQLKQGGWPEEIVDAYAERGGTPWLDQKHTVFGQLIAGEDTLEAIAAVKVGGQDKPVEDVIIERITVE, encoded by the coding sequence ATGACAAATTTTCCTCAATTAAGTACAGAAGTTTCTAAAAATGAAAAACGCGTAACAATGCATACAAATAAAGGTGAAATGCAGTTTAAACTCTTCCCGGAGATTGCACCGAAAACAGTTGAAAACTTTATTGAGTTATCTAAGCGTGGTTATTATGAAGGTATTACATTTCACCGTGTCATTAATGATTTTATGATTCAGGGGGGAGACCCAACTGGAACTGGTATGGGTGGCGAAAGTATTTATGGCAGTGCATTTGAAGATGAGTTTTCAATGGAAGCATTTAATTTATATGGTGCTTTATCTATGGCGAATGCAGGACCGAATACGAATGGTTCACAATTTTTCATCGTACAGATGAAACAAGTACCAGCACAAATGTTATCTCAATTAAAACAAGGTGGATGGCCTGAAGAAATAGTAGATGCATATGCTGAACGTGGTGGTACACCTTGGTTAGATCAGAAGCATACAGTTTTTGGCCAGTTAATTGCAGGTGAAGATACACTTGAAGCAATCGCAGCTGTAAAAGTAGGTGGACAGGATAAACCGGTTGAAGATGTTATCATCGAACGTATTACTGTAGAATAA
- a CDS encoding DUF1871 family protein, whose product MNPEFNIKMYQILSQWNPMQLDDSTEGDMEYYEIMDIIHQKLSHETTIEKIQAVYLFSFNETPEKTDIERILNKIYQLNASCEV is encoded by the coding sequence ATGAATCCAGAATTTAATATTAAAATGTATCAAATTTTAAGTCAGTGGAATCCGATGCAGCTTGATGATTCTACTGAAGGTGATATGGAATACTATGAAATTATGGACATCATTCATCAGAAGTTATCACACGAAACAACAATCGAAAAAATTCAGGCTGTATATTTATTTAGTTTTAATGAAACCCCCGAAAAAACCGATATTGAACGTATTCTAAACAAAATATATCAACTTAATGCATCATGTGAAGTGTAA
- the ygs gene encoding S1 domain-containing post-transcriptional regulator Ygs — protein MKKNYKKGQFIKVKVTGIQPYGAFVETDDHTEGLIHISEVMNDYVHNLNLLLTVGQIVKAKVINVSEEGKLNLTLKENDYFKKQERKKVKRSVLEQLDEPESIGFETLEERLPEWIERGLKL, from the coding sequence ATGAAGAAAAATTATAAAAAAGGTCAATTTATTAAAGTGAAAGTAACAGGTATTCAGCCTTACGGTGCATTTGTTGAAACAGATGATCACACAGAAGGTTTAATTCATATTTCAGAAGTGATGAATGATTACGTTCATAATTTAAATCTACTGTTAACTGTCGGTCAAATTGTAAAAGCAAAAGTCATCAATGTATCTGAAGAAGGGAAATTAAATTTAACGCTTAAAGAGAACGATTACTTTAAGAAACAAGAGCGCAAAAAGGTTAAACGTTCTGTTCTTGAACAATTGGACGAGCCTGAATCCATCGGTTTTGAAACTTTGGAAGAACGTTTACCGGAGTGGATAGAACGTGGCTTAAAGCTATAA
- the pruA gene encoding L-glutamate gamma-semialdehyde dehydrogenase, with translation MIPYKHEPFTDFTVEENKQAMLEAIEKVNGYLGQDYPLIIGGERVMTENKLRSFNPSKREETIGHVSQATQEHAERAMAVAKETFETWRSTNPAMRADILFRAAAIIRRRKHEFSALLIKEAGKPWNEADADTAECIDFLEFYAREMLRLKDGVKVESRPGEYNRYDYIPLGVGVVISPWNFPLAIMAGTTVAPLVTGNTVLLKPSSNTSVVAYKFMEVLEEAGMPKGVVNYIPGSSRDIGDFIVDHVDTRFISFTGSRDVGVHIYERAAKVHEGQLNLKRVIAEMGGKDTIVVDAEADLELAAESIVKSAFGFSGQKCSACSRAIVLEEVYDEVVAKVKEKAEKLTVGNPETNEHFMGPVIDDKSLNKIKEYIEIGKQEGKLLVGGTTDEAVGNFVHPTVFVDVKHDDRIMQEEIFGPVVGIAKAKDFTEAIKFANDTDYGLTGAVITNNREHLEQARRDFHVGNLYFNRGCTGAIVGYQPFGGFKMSGTDSKAGGPDYLVLHMQGKTTSEML, from the coding sequence ATGATTCCGTACAAACACGAACCATTTACAGATTTTACTGTAGAAGAAAATAAACAAGCGATGCTTGAAGCAATTGAAAAGGTAAACGGTTACCTTGGTCAGGACTATCCATTAATTATTGGTGGGGAGCGTGTAATGACAGAAAACAAATTACGCTCATTCAACCCATCAAAAAGAGAAGAAACAATCGGTCATGTTTCTCAGGCAACACAGGAGCATGCAGAGCGTGCGATGGCAGTAGCGAAAGAAACATTTGAAACTTGGAGATCTACAAATCCAGCAATGCGCGCTGACATTTTATTCCGTGCTGCAGCGATTATTCGTCGCCGAAAACATGAATTCTCAGCGTTATTAATTAAAGAAGCAGGTAAACCTTGGAACGAAGCTGATGCTGATACAGCTGAATGTATTGATTTCTTAGAATTCTATGCACGTGAAATGTTACGCCTTAAAGACGGTGTTAAAGTAGAAAGCCGTCCTGGTGAATATAACAGATACGATTACATTCCATTAGGTGTAGGTGTTGTTATTTCACCTTGGAACTTCCCATTAGCAATTATGGCTGGTACTACTGTAGCACCACTCGTTACAGGTAACACTGTATTATTAAAACCATCTTCAAACACTTCTGTAGTTGCTTACAAGTTTATGGAAGTATTAGAAGAAGCGGGTATGCCTAAAGGTGTTGTAAACTACATCCCAGGTTCAAGCCGTGATATCGGTGACTTTATCGTAGATCACGTTGATACACGATTCATCTCATTCACTGGTAGCCGTGACGTAGGTGTTCATATTTATGAACGTGCTGCGAAAGTACACGAAGGTCAGTTAAACTTAAAACGTGTTATCGCTGAAATGGGTGGTAAAGATACGATCGTTGTTGACGCTGAAGCGGATTTAGAATTAGCTGCAGAGTCAATCGTTAAGTCAGCATTTGGATTCTCTGGACAAAAATGTTCAGCTTGTTCACGTGCAATCGTACTTGAAGAAGTATATGACGAAGTTGTAGCGAAAGTGAAAGAAAAAGCAGAAAAATTAACTGTAGGTAACCCAGAAACGAATGAACACTTTATGGGACCTGTAATTGATGATAAATCATTAAACAAAATTAAAGAATACATTGAAATCGGTAAACAAGAAGGTAAATTATTAGTAGGTGGAACTACTGATGAGGCTGTTGGTAACTTCGTTCACCCAACTGTATTCGTTGATGTTAAACATGATGACCGTATTATGCAGGAAGAAATTTTCGGACCAGTTGTTGGTATTGCAAAAGCGAAAGACTTTACTGAAGCAATTAAGTTTGCAAATGATACAGATTACGGTTTAACTGGTGCAGTTATTACGAACAACCGTGAGCATTTAGAACAAGCACGCCGTGACTTCCACGTTGGTAACTTATACTTTAACCGTGGATGTACAGGTGCTATCGTTGGATACCAACCATTCGGTGGTTTCAAAATGTCAGGTACAGACTCTAAAGCAGGTGGACCTGATTACTTAGTGTTACACATGCAAGGTAAAACAACTTCTGAAATGCTTTAA
- a CDS encoding ornithine--oxo-acid transaminase, with protein MTKSQDIIEITNHYGAPNYHPLPIVISEAEGVWVRDPEGNKYMDMLSAYSAVNQGHRHPKIIQALKDQADRVTLTSRAFHSDQLGPWYEKICKLAGKEMVLPMNTGAEAVETAIKAARRWAYDVKGVAKDQAEIIAMNGNFHGRTMAAVSLSSEAEYQRGYGPLLGGFKLVDFGDIEQIKAAITPNTAAVLLEPIQGEAGINIPHDGFLKEVRDLCTENNVLFIADEIQAGLGRSGKMFATDWDNVVPDMYILGKALGGGVFPISCVLADKEILEVFNAGSHGSTFGGNPLACAVSSAALDVLVDEKLADRSLELGEYFQAELKKIDNPVIKEVRGKGLFIGVELNEAARPYCEQLKELGLLCKETHDTVIRFAPPLIISKEDLDWAIEKVKQVFTK; from the coding sequence ATGACTAAATCACAAGATATAATCGAAATTACAAATCACTACGGTGCGCCGAACTATCATCCACTTCCAATCGTAATTTCTGAAGCAGAAGGTGTTTGGGTACGCGATCCGGAAGGTAACAAATACATGGACATGTTATCAGCATATTCTGCTGTTAACCAAGGACACCGTCATCCGAAAATTATTCAGGCGTTAAAGGATCAGGCAGATCGCGTGACATTAACATCTCGTGCTTTCCACAGTGATCAGTTAGGACCATGGTATGAAAAGATTTGTAAGCTTGCAGGTAAAGAAATGGTATTACCGATGAATACAGGTGCTGAAGCTGTTGAAACTGCAATTAAAGCTGCGCGTCGTTGGGCTTATGACGTAAAAGGTGTAGCGAAAGATCAAGCTGAAATTATTGCTATGAACGGCAACTTCCACGGTCGTACGATGGCTGCAGTATCATTATCAAGTGAAGCGGAATATCAACGTGGTTATGGCCCATTATTAGGTGGATTCAAACTTGTTGACTTCGGTGATATCGAACAAATTAAAGCTGCAATTACACCAAATACTGCTGCAGTATTATTAGAGCCAATTCAAGGTGAAGCAGGTATTAACATTCCTCACGACGGTTTCTTAAAAGAAGTTCGTGATTTATGTACAGAAAACAATGTATTATTCATTGCTGACGAAATTCAGGCTGGACTTGGACGTTCAGGTAAAATGTTCGCTACAGATTGGGATAATGTAGTGCCTGATATGTATATTTTAGGTAAAGCTTTAGGTGGCGGTGTATTCCCAATTTCTTGTGTATTAGCAGATAAAGAAATTTTAGAAGTATTTAATGCAGGAAGTCACGGTTCAACATTCGGTGGAAACCCATTAGCATGTGCAGTATCAAGTGCGGCATTAGATGTGTTAGTTGATGAGAAATTAGCAGATCGTTCATTAGAATTAGGAGAATACTTCCAGGCTGAACTTAAGAAAATTGATAATCCAGTTATTAAAGAAGTACGCGGTAAAGGATTATTTATCGGTGTAGAATTAAATGAAGCAGCACGTCCTTACTGTGAACAATTAAAAGAATTAGGTTTATTATGTAAAGAAACACACGATACAGTTATTCGTTTTGCTCCACCATTAATCATCTCTAAAGAGGATTTAGATTGGGCAATTGAGAAGGTTAAACAAGTCTTCACAAAATAA
- a CDS encoding Glu/Leu/Phe/Val family dehydrogenase, with protein sequence MSETTNLVSSTQEIIHEALDKLGFDESMYELVKEPLRLLTVRIPVRMDDGTVKTFTGYRAQHNDAVGPTKGGVRFHPDVDEAEVKALSMWMTLKCGIVDLPYGGGKGGIVCDPRQMSIHEVERLSRGYVRAISQIVGPTKDIPAPDVFTNSQIMAWMMDEYSMMDAFNSPGFITGKPIVLGGSQGRDRSTALGVVIAIEEAAKRRGKQIKDSRVVIQGFGNAGSFLAKFLYDAGAKIVGISDAYGALHDPNGLDIDYLLDRRDSFGTVTNLFEDTITNKELFELECDILVPAAISNQITGDNAHDIKADIVVEAANGPTTPEATKILTERGILLVPDVLASAGGVTVSYFEWVQNNQGYYWTEEEVNEKLRDKLITAFDNVYTLSQNRNIDMRLAAYIIGIKRTAEAARYRGWA encoded by the coding sequence ATGTCAGAAACTACTAACTTAGTGTCATCTACACAGGAAATTATTCATGAAGCACTGGATAAATTAGGCTTCGATGAAAGTATGTATGAATTAGTGAAAGAACCTTTACGTTTATTAACTGTACGTATTCCAGTTCGTATGGATGATGGAACAGTAAAAACATTTACAGGCTACCGTGCACAGCATAACGACGCTGTTGGTCCTACTAAAGGTGGGGTGCGTTTCCATCCGGATGTTGATGAAGCGGAAGTAAAAGCTTTATCAATGTGGATGACATTAAAGTGCGGTATTGTTGATCTACCTTATGGTGGTGGTAAAGGTGGTATCGTATGTGACCCACGTCAAATGAGTATTCACGAAGTAGAACGTTTATCACGCGGATATGTTCGTGCGATCAGCCAAATTGTTGGCCCTACGAAAGATATTCCAGCACCAGACGTATTTACTAACAGTCAGATTATGGCATGGATGATGGATGAATACAGCATGATGGATGCATTCAATTCACCAGGTTTCATTACTGGTAAACCGATTGTACTTGGTGGTTCACAAGGACGTGACCGTTCAACTGCATTAGGTGTTGTTATTGCAATTGAAGAAGCAGCGAAACGCCGCGGAAAACAAATTAAAGATTCTCGTGTTGTAATTCAAGGATTCGGTAATGCAGGAAGCTTCTTAGCGAAGTTCTTATACGATGCAGGTGCTAAGATCGTAGGTATTTCTGATGCATACGGTGCATTACATGATCCAAATGGTTTAGACATTGACTATTTATTAGATCGTCGTGATAGTTTCGGTACAGTTACTAACTTATTTGAAGATACAATTACGAATAAGGAATTATTCGAATTAGAATGTGATATTTTAGTACCAGCTGCGATTTCTAACCAGATTACTGGTGATAATGCACATGATATTAAAGCAGATATCGTAGTTGAAGCTGCAAATGGACCAACAACACCGGAAGCAACTAAGATCTTAACTGAACGCGGTATTCTATTAGTTCCAGACGTACTTGCAAGTGCAGGTGGTGTAACGGTTTCATACTTCGAATGGGTACAGAATAACCAAGGTTACTACTGGACTGAAGAAGAAGTTAATGAAAAATTACGTGATAAGTTAATCACTGCTTTTGATAATGTTTATACGTTATCACAAAACAGAAACATCGATATGCGTTTAGCAGCATACATTATCGGAATTAAGCGTACAGCTGAAGCTGCACGTTACCGTGGATGGGCTTAA
- the tagH gene encoding teichoic acids export ABC transporter ATP-binding subunit TagH: MKPTVKFENVTKEYKLFNNNKERLLDIIRPKKTKRFYALKDINFESYEGDVIGLVGINGSGKSTISNIIGGSVAITNGHVERNGIVSVIAIAAGLNAQLSGYDNIEFKLLLMGYSKSKIKELTPKIIEFSELGDFIYQPVKKYSSGMKSKLGFAISINVDPDILVIDEALSVGDQTFTQKSLKKIHEFKDAGKTIFFVSHNLRQVRDFCSKIMWIEAGEVKAFGETDDIMDQYEAFLKEYKKKSANEQKAFRNKLNEKRFFFK; encoded by the coding sequence ATGAAACCTACAGTAAAATTTGAAAACGTCACGAAAGAATATAAACTTTTTAATAACAATAAAGAACGCCTGCTCGATATTATAAGACCGAAGAAAACGAAGCGATTTTATGCATTAAAAGATATTAACTTTGAATCATATGAAGGAGATGTTATCGGATTAGTTGGCATAAACGGATCCGGAAAATCAACAATCAGTAATATTATCGGTGGCAGTGTCGCAATTACAAATGGACACGTTGAAAGAAATGGTATCGTCAGCGTTATCGCAATTGCTGCTGGATTAAATGCACAACTTTCAGGATATGATAATATTGAATTTAAATTACTGCTTATGGGATACTCTAAGTCTAAAATTAAAGAGCTAACGCCAAAGATTATTGAATTCTCTGAGCTCGGTGACTTCATTTATCAGCCAGTGAAAAAATATTCAAGTGGTATGAAATCAAAACTCGGCTTTGCAATCAGTATTAATGTAGACCCAGATATATTAGTAATCGATGAAGCGTTATCTGTTGGTGACCAGACATTTACACAAAAAAGCTTAAAAAAGATTCATGAATTTAAAGATGCCGGTAAAACAATTTTCTTCGTCAGCCATAATTTACGACAAGTGCGTGATTTCTGTTCAAAAATTATGTGGATTGAAGCCGGAGAAGTAAAAGCATTTGGAGAAACAGACGATATTATGGATCAATACGAAGCATTTTTAAAAGAATATAAGAAAAAAAGTGCAAATGAGCAAAAAGCATTCCGTAATAAACTCAATGAAAAACGTTTTTTCTTTAAATAA